The DNA sequence CTTTGCGTGTAGTTCAAATTTGAGAGATCAGGCTTGCTGGACTGTCGGCTCAACATACTGAGTTGATTGGATAAGCATCGGTTGTAAGCCGCAGGACCATTCAGATACTTGTCGCTGGAGCATGCTGCTTCAATTGATTCACGTTCAGGACTGGAAAGCGAGTCCAAGGATGGGCGCCGGTTGTTGGAATTAAGAGCACTTAGCTGCCTTGTTAGGCACCGGTTGTATGAGGCCGGGCCGTTCAGGTACTTTTCGTTGGAACATGCCGCCTCTATCGACTCTTGCTCCGCCGAGGCCAGCCCACTTAAATCCGGTCTTCTAGGGGCTTTGCGAAGTGCCGCCACCTGTCGCTCACGACAAGCTCGATATGCCGCCGGACCATTCAAATACTTATCAGTGGAGCAGGCAGCTTCAATTGACTCTTCCTCGGGTTGACTGAGTTGGGAAGTATCTGTCTCCGTCACTACTGCAGGACTTTCTTGTCTCAGTTGTGGCGGCGTGCTCGCCACCGGAGACGCAACACGCGGACGGACTGTAGAGGAAGAAAAAATTTTTCGACCTTCAGCTTCATACTCAGTCCGATATCTCTCTACTTCACTGCGCGCACTTTCTAGTGATCCGCTTCTATATCTGAAACTACTGCAGCGACTGTTGTAATCAGCAACAAGTGAATTAAAACGATTCACATCCGAATCGTTGTACGGATTCAGCGCCTCTTTGGCCGCGTCCAATCGAATGCTTTCAGCGCTGCAATACCTTATTTGAGGTTGCGACAGCACCAATCCGGTACCGACAGGCGGCGTTTCCTCTGATGGCTTTGTCGGAACTTGCACATCGGATGTTGGAGGCTGCCAAGTTGGTGAGTCGACTTTTGCAGATGCGCTGTTAGTTGATGTTGAATATGCAGGAGGATATTCAGGTGACTTTTTTCCCGCCGACGAGGCCAGCCATATCAACCCAACAACCACGGCAATACCTATAAGCCATTTCCCTTGGAATCCACCCTCGCTTGACTTAGGCGGGTCTTGGTAGATTGCTCTTGGTTGCGGTTGCGGTTGCGGTTGCGGTTGCGGCTCAGTTTTTTTGGCCGCATCCTCGACTGGCTGCGACGCACCTCTAATCGGCTCAGGTTCTACGTCACGCTTTTCAATGGAGGGTGCATCGCCAACATCAGAAACCATAGACGAAAGACCGGCAAAGCCTTTTGCCTCATCCTTTGGTGTTTTGTCCAAACCACTACTCACACATCCCCCTTAGATGAAGCCGATCTTGTTATGGGATCCGCCCTCTCTTTGCCTAGCTGGAGTTGCTTGCATTGCAGCCTGCAGGCTCTCTTGATCTAATTTGTCTTTGCCTGCGCGCGCAGCAAGACGTGCTCCTTCACGAACGATGAAAGTCACATCAGATAGCGGACGACCGGCCATTTCACGAGCAAATGGCAACGGGTCAACCGAATCATCTTTCGGCAACGTTGATAGCAATTTTTCAAGAAGAGAGAGGATCTCCTCCTCACTTGCAAAGTCGACTTTGATCACATGATCAAAACGTCCACGACGAAGAATTGCAGGATCAATCATTTCGATTCGATTGGTCATCGCAATGATCAACACATCGTTCTTTACTGCCTCTGGAATTCGCCGCAGAAACTCAGCAACTTCCTCGACTCGATGGTGACCACTTCCCATCTCGCGATCAGCGAGAAAGGCCTCCATTTCATCAATAACAAGAACTGATGGCGCATTCTCAATTGCCTTGTCAAATACTTCAGCCACCTTTTTGCTGGTTTCATGTATGTAGGGACTGGCAACACTCGATGCATCAATCTGAAAACTAGGCCAACCTAAGAAGTCGACCAAGCGTTCAACTGCAAAAGTTTTCCCGCAACCTGGGGGGCCATGCAGAACTACAGCTGAAGGAAAGTCGATTCCGAGAGCCTTGTATCTGTCTCTGTTCTGAACAATGTCAACAATGTGCTCATTAAAAAACGCTGCCAGATCAGGCCGACCAGCGAGCTCAAACACCTTTGGCTTATCTTTCACTTTGCCGTTTGAAGATGATGGCTTGCTTACCAGTTCAGCAGGCCCCTCTTGATTTCCAACAGGAGCGCTCCGACGCCTTCTCTCTGGGACGACCTCAGACACTTCATATCCCGCAGCTTGAACTACATCTTTTAAGTGACTTGCTCCTAGCCAACTTAGGGTTTGATGCAAGCGCCTGAAGGATTTTGCAGATACGGGTGCACCACCAGTAAGCCAATAGCCCAATACAACGTCATCGTCTGTTCGAGAGGAAATGCTGTACGTAGGAAGAAGGCGGCTAATCTTTTCAACGTAAATAGCATCTTGCAGAGGTGAATCTGGGTCGATGCTCCTCGTCGCTTTGAAAGCAAGGGCGAAAGAGAGTGCTTCTGCTTTCGAGTCGGGTGAGTGCCCCTCTGTTACAGGACACAAAACTTGAGTAGCACCGCAGGAAATCGAACGAAGTTGTCGATCGCCATAACTGAAAACATCAAATTGCCCATCCTCTGCGATTCCGGCAACGACCCAGTGCTTGACTAGATCATCAAGAGCAATTAATGCGCGCCCTGCACCAGGGGTTTCCAATATTTGCCAGTTCACCCCTTCAAATAGGGCTACCCTTGTTCTTGCACCATCGGGCAATTTGAAGCCAATTGGAAGCCACGAATCGATCGCCATGGTTAACTCCGCACAATGTTGGCACCGGCCATCATCTCGTCGTCACCCCCAGATCCGATTCGAATGGAATCGAGCTGAGCCACAACTGCACGCAGCTTGTCGATGTCGTTGGCCTTTAGTGCTTCAGCGCCAACGCTGGAAAGTTGAGCATGCTCTCGTGCATCCGGGAACAGGTACGAGTCCTTTGAGAGCCATTTGAAACGGTCAATGACGAACCAATCTTGCCGCCACAGAATCATGAAATTCTTGCCACGCAGATCGTCGAGGTGCGCCTCAAAATCGCCACTGTTATTGTCAATAGAGCGTTGAGCTGTCTTCACCAAATTGTCAAACGAGTTCGCTTCCGTAGGTCGCGCATGCTCTCGGACCAAACGATCAAAGAAATCTAATGCTTTGTCGAGTTCAAGTTGGCGTATTTCTTTAAGGTGATCTTTTCGTGCAAGCGCTAGAAGACGCTTTGCTTCCTGGACGTTGTCCATTGCCTGCTTCGCAGTCTCTGGGTCAGACTCGCCGGATTTGATCGACTCCGCCTGTGCAAGCTTTTCTCTAGCCTGCTGAAGGCGGGGATCATCAATCTTCGACTCCATTTCATCGAGCCGCTGTATGGCATGTTCAGATTGCTCGGCCACGAGTTTTGATGCCTGCGTGTAATCAATCTGACCATCTTGTCGTGAGTAGAAATTTCTACCACTGTGGAATGATCCACCGATAGAAGGAACCGAGACTTCCATCATGATGTTGCCCGAGTCCAAGATTTCATACTCACAAATCATCTCAGCACCAGCGGCAATAACTCCATCATCGAAATCGGATCCTTTGATTTCAAACATGCCAATGAATCTGTTGTCATTGACAGGGTCGGAAATTTCCCCCTCCCAAAGCTTGAACTTAATTGACCCTGCACTCCCTGCACGCAGGGATTCTTCAGTCTTAAAAACCTTTTTTCCCTTCTTCGGCAGCTGATCTCCCTCGCGCACCAGGTAGTCCAACACTAAACGCCCTCCCAGCTTGTCTCGGGCTTCCACGCCGATGGAGTGCGACGCTGGAATTGCATCGATGCTTGCCGCAGTTCTTGTGATGACGATCTTGTCGTCCTTAAGGCTAACCGGCCCACCTTTCGAGTCAAAAACGAAGACCTTGAACGTGTTTTCGCCAGGCTTTCCTAGATTTAACTCAACCGCCGCACCGTCTTTAAGCGCAAGACGACCTGAGGACCACCCGGAATCCAAACTGTCAATCTGGAACTCAGTTCCAGCTGCTGCACTACCCCCAACCTTCACGACAATCTTGGCTTTCGAATCGGGTGTGCGTGCAATAAAGTTAAATGCAATATCTAATGCGCCACCGGCACTCAAAGCCCCACGCGAACTCTTTCGCCCCCTGCTATCCGATTGCCAGTCGATTGACTCCGCAAATACTGAAGCACCTTCGGCAACTGCTGTCATCGGATTCACATCGGTAGATGGTGCAATACCCATCTCGAAAGCGACTTTGTCCCTAAGGGGCTTGTATTGAGTTGGGCCTCCGACGAAGACTATTCTTTCTACATCGTGTGCACTTAAACCTGCCTTTTCCAGAGTTTCTCTGGCAGATTGGATGGCCTCATCCACCTTTGGTGCTATCAGTGCGTCAAGCTGACTTCGACTAAAAGGGATGTCGACATAAATCTCCGTACCATCCTGATCCGAGACACCCAGATCGGATTCGGTCAAACTGATGACAGACTCTTCTTTGGCAGAGAGTTCGATTTTTGCCTTCTCTGCCGCCCACAAGCACATTCTTAACAGTGCCTTGTACTTGCTGTTGGAAGTGAAATCTTCTGGAAGATTGAATTGAGATAAGAGCCAAGGTTTGACAACGTTATCAAGAATGGAGCGGTCAAAGTCTGTTCCACCGCACATGGCCACGCCGCCGTGCGCAAGAAGGCTCACCCGTCCGCTAATACTTTCAGCGATCGCAATATCAAGAGTTCCGCCGCCGAGGTCAAAGACAAGGAAAACACCATCACCCTTGCGCTGCTTCATCACACTCATCACAGCAGCAACGGGCTCTTGCATAAGCGCAACACTACCAAGTCCAGCCATCTCCGCAGCAGCCAGCGTTGCATCCTTCTGCATTTGATTGAATGCAGCTGGCACGGTGATGACTGTCCCTGTCGCGCCGCTGTTGCGAATTTCCTCAGGGAGATATCCGAAACATAGTTTCAGAATTTCTGCTGAACACTCCTCGGGCGTCATGGTGATGTTGACCGCGCCAAGCTTCACGGGGGTACTTGTTCCCATCATCCGCTTGAACTTCGTGGCGGCGTTGTCCGGGTTCTTCGCCGCGCTGTCATAGGCGCGCTTCCCCAAATATTTATTCCCGCGCCGATCGATAAAGATGGCAGAAGGGGTTACATCATTCTGATCCGGACTCTTGTACAGGCGTACTGCCTCTCCGTCGTAAGAACAGATGGCACTGTTCGTCGTGCCCAGATCGATACCAATGTAGTTCATGCTGCAACCTTCCTAAGCATTACCGTTCCTTGCTTGCGGAGTCCCTCCGCGCCCATGATGATCGGCTCGACCATTTGGTCGACCAACAGAACATCATCTGGCTCGAAATCACCAATATTGATTGCCGATGCCGCCATGCCTGGGTCGAACGGTTGTCCTTCGACGTTAACAATTTTCAAGCCACTTGCTTCAAGACTGTCTTCAAGCCGCTTCTGAAAATAGCGAAGCTGATTGACGTATCGAGAGCCTTCGCCAGCATCAAGTTTGCTAACGAGACGACTGAATAAGCGAGCAAAGCGCCAGCTCTCTACTGCCATGTCGATGAGTGATCGCTCTAGTTGTTCACTTCTGTCCGCTTGCTCTGTATTCATATTGGTCCCCAGTTTTTCAGCCGAGATTAGTTTCGACCATTAACCTTACACATTCAAAATCAGTAATTCGTTTGGTGATGTTCCGTGAACTTCCTGTCGCTGGCAAACCCAACACTCGAAACGGATTATTTAAAACGAGCTCCACACATCAATCCTCTTAAAACGGCCACCACTTGCTTTTTTTCTTCTCGGGAGCTGGCGCTCCACCGCCCAGCAAACGCCCAACAGGTGTTTTCCGGACGTTTTCCAGTTGCTTTAACAGGTCTTGCCGAGATTTCTCATCTAAGTGCGGTGGCTTACCTTCTGCAACGGCAGCCCCCATTTGCTTCATGGTAGCCAGGTCAAAGTAGTGATCGGTCATTGCCAATGAGAGAACCAATTCATCATCGGTGACTGGCCTGCCCCCGCAATGAGGGCAGTCAGTGAAGGCTCCATGCTTCATCTCGCCGCACTTGAAACACACCGCTTGAGTCATCCTCTATCCCCTCGCAGCCAGCAAAACAACGATCACCACCACAGCTGCAAAGAACAGCCATTTCCAAATTCCCGCCCCACTTGCGTCGGCGTGGACAATCGGTTCGGGCTGGGTCGCATCCTGCTCAGAGACGGGTGTTGGATTGCCCGTGATCTTTTGTCGGTAAGAGAGCCCCGTTCCGGGTATACCAACGTTGCCGGTTGCTCCATCCTTACCGAGATTCACAGACAGGCCGTTTTTGCCGACGGTGACGCTTGCCCCGGACTTGCTCAAATTGAGCCGAATCCCGGGAAGCAAGCTGATTCGCTTTTGAAATCGAAATCCCATCGTCTTTACGCTGCGCGCCCCATCTTGTGTATGGGCTGCAGCCCCGCATAGTTCGTCACCAGCGGATCGCCTCGATAAAGTTTGCCGCCTTCGGAGATGGTCTGCATGCAAGCCACAGAGACGGAGGCGAAGTTGCCTCGCTTACTCATACGCGAGCAGCTATCAGCGACAGTGCGCCAGTTGCCGGGCAGCTCGGCGTCTTTCTGGGGATAGCGTGCGGTTCTCACAATGACCCACTCCGGGCCATCGTTGCCAACAAACCAAAGCGAGGGATCCACGCCCGGGTTGGCCTGCCATGACATCAGCTCATGACCTTCTTTTTCGATTTGCTCACGGACTACCTGGACCGCAAAGTCCTGCAACTCCCAGTCTGTCATCTCGATCTTCTGGTCGCTGATTTCAGCCGGTGGATCGATGAGCTTCTTGGTTCTCGCGTCTTGCAAGCCCCAACCAGGGAGGGTGGCCTCCCATTTGCCACCATGCTTGCGCATAGGCATCAGGCAGGCGTGTCCTTTGCACCCGTCGGCAACGCTCAGTAGGCCCTGCAGGCTTCCAGGTCCCTCAGTCTGACCCTCTGCGTCTTCGACCCTCAAGAAGAACAGCTGGTTTCCCAGTCGAAACGACAAATGTTCGAGGAAGGGAGGGTTCAAATGCGCCCTCAACCAAGCGTTGAGCTGACCACCCGCCGCGCGCTCGATGTGCATACCAGCGGCTTGCCAGCAACGGGCAAACTCTGGTGTCACTTCGGACATGGGGATGTCATGCATCGGTACTCCTCAAATCATTTGACAAAGAAACTCTTTTTAATCTTATAAGATGGTATCAGAGTTGTTATCATTACGATACAGTGGTATCGTGCCAATGACAATATTTTTTAGAAACATGCTTAAAACATGACCCGAATCGAGAAAGAGCTGGCCCAAGCGCCCCGTTCCCAAGTGGAGCGGCTCGCCTTCATTGAGGCGAGGCTGTACTTTCTCGGGGAGTTGCAACGACAAGATGTAGCTCAAAGGTTTTCTGTTGCGTCGGTTCAGGCAAGTCGGGACCTTTCGCTTTACAAGCAGTTAGCCCCAAAGAATCTGGACTACGACTATCGGGCACGAACTTATCAGCCATCTGACAAA is a window from the Polynucleobacter sp. MWH-Aus1W21 genome containing:
- a CDS encoding ATP-binding protein, giving the protein MAIDSWLPIGFKLPDGARTRVALFEGVNWQILETPGAGRALIALDDLVKHWVVAGIAEDGQFDVFSYGDRQLRSISCGATQVLCPVTEGHSPDSKAEALSFALAFKATRSIDPDSPLQDAIYVEKISRLLPTYSISSRTDDDVVLGYWLTGGAPVSAKSFRRLHQTLSWLGASHLKDVVQAAGYEVSEVVPERRRRSAPVGNQEGPAELVSKPSSSNGKVKDKPKVFELAGRPDLAAFFNEHIVDIVQNRDRYKALGIDFPSAVVLHGPPGCGKTFAVERLVDFLGWPSFQIDASSVASPYIHETSKKVAEVFDKAIENAPSVLVIDEMEAFLADREMGSGHHRVEEVAEFLRRIPEAVKNDVLIIAMTNRIEMIDPAILRRGRFDHVIKVDFASEEEILSLLEKLLSTLPKDDSVDPLPFAREMAGRPLSDVTFIVREGARLAARAGKDKLDQESLQAAMQATPARQREGGSHNKIGFI
- a CDS encoding Hsp70 family protein, translating into MNYIGIDLGTTNSAICSYDGEAVRLYKSPDQNDVTPSAIFIDRRGNKYLGKRAYDSAAKNPDNAATKFKRMMGTSTPVKLGAVNITMTPEECSAEILKLCFGYLPEEIRNSGATGTVITVPAAFNQMQKDATLAAAEMAGLGSVALMQEPVAAVMSVMKQRKGDGVFLVFDLGGGTLDIAIAESISGRVSLLAHGGVAMCGGTDFDRSILDNVVKPWLLSQFNLPEDFTSNSKYKALLRMCLWAAEKAKIELSAKEESVISLTESDLGVSDQDGTEIYVDIPFSRSQLDALIAPKVDEAIQSARETLEKAGLSAHDVERIVFVGGPTQYKPLRDKVAFEMGIAPSTDVNPMTAVAEGASVFAESIDWQSDSRGRKSSRGALSAGGALDIAFNFIARTPDSKAKIVVKVGGSAAAGTEFQIDSLDSGWSSGRLALKDGAAVELNLGKPGENTFKVFVFDSKGGPVSLKDDKIVITRTAASIDAIPASHSIGVEARDKLGGRLVLDYLVREGDQLPKKGKKVFKTEESLRAGSAGSIKFKLWEGEISDPVNDNRFIGMFEIKGSDFDDGVIAAGAEMICEYEILDSGNIMMEVSVPSIGGSFHSGRNFYSRQDGQIDYTQASKLVAEQSEHAIQRLDEMESKIDDPRLQQAREKLAQAESIKSGESDPETAKQAMDNVQEAKRLLALARKDHLKEIRQLELDKALDFFDRLVREHARPTEANSFDNLVKTAQRSIDNNSGDFEAHLDDLRGKNFMILWRQDWFVIDRFKWLSKDSYLFPDAREHAQLSSVGAEALKANDIDKLRAVVAQLDSIRIGSGGDDEMMAGANIVRS
- a CDS encoding DUF4236 domain-containing protein, with protein sequence MGFRFQKRISLLPGIRLNLSKSGASVTVGKNGLSVNLGKDGATGNVGIPGTGLSYRQKITGNPTPVSEQDATQPEPIVHADASGAGIWKWLFFAAVVVIVVLLAARG